In the genome of Myroides phaeus, one region contains:
- a CDS encoding zinc metallopeptidase — MGIWIFMILIMGVSWFVGNRLQSKFDKYSKVHLQNGMSGAEIAQKMLFDHGIRDVKVISTPGRLTDHYNPADKTVNLSEAVYNERNAAAAAVAAHEVGHAVQHAQAYHWLTMRSKLVPAVSISSRVMPFILLGGVLMINTFPQLLLLGIVLFALTTLFSFITLPVEYDASNRALKWLQSKNMVNQQEYAGAKDALSWAARTYVVAAISSLGTLLYYVMIYMGRR, encoded by the coding sequence ATGGGAATTTGGATTTTTATGATACTTATTATGGGAGTAAGTTGGTTCGTTGGTAATCGCTTACAATCTAAATTTGATAAGTACTCTAAGGTGCATTTACAAAATGGAATGAGTGGTGCTGAAATTGCACAGAAGATGTTGTTTGATCATGGAATTAGAGATGTTAAGGTTATATCTACTCCAGGGAGATTGACAGACCACTATAACCCTGCTGACAAAACGGTAAATTTAAGTGAAGCAGTATATAATGAGCGCAATGCAGCAGCAGCAGCTGTAGCAGCACACGAGGTAGGTCACGCTGTGCAACATGCACAAGCTTATCATTGGTTAACTATGCGTTCTAAATTAGTTCCTGCAGTTAGCATTAGTTCACGCGTTATGCCTTTTATTTTATTAGGAGGAGTATTGATGATTAATACATTTCCGCAGTTATTGTTGTTAGGGATTGTTTTATTTGCCCTTACAACGCTGTTTTCTTTTATTACGTTGCCAGTAGAGTACGATGCAAGTAATCGTGCCTTAAAATGGCTTCAAAGTAAGAATATGGTGAATCAACAAGAGTATGCTGGAGCTAAGGATGCTCTGTCTTGGGCTGCTCGTACATACGTTGTTGCTGCAATATCTTCTTTAGGTACTTTGTTGTACTATGTAATGATTTATATGGGCAGAAGATAA
- the infB gene encoding translation initiation factor IF-2 — protein sequence MSEERAIRINKVLRELNISLDRAVDFLKGKGHDIDATPNAKISEVEYSVLCKQFSADKGKKEASIEVSEEKKKEKEAFKLEREKELEEKKKQEELRIKREQEIIRAKAEEIAAIKTVGKIDLEPKKTKAPSEDVNKVNKTLEKDAKAPAKDSKGKESNTVVESKKETAPKTEVKKEASKVTNPGKQVEGKKEVEKPKQKESTGGKDASFKKVDSKKVEETNNADAKVGDEVIKTNYQKLSGTTFTGQTIDLSQFNKPKKKKEDPKKGNGNASNKDNKKEGTPGANKNKRKRIAKPGEGTNTNNTNSNNTGGNNNNNRGGHNKNNSGGGKFGNKNNQRRNTTPIVKAEPTEEEVKNQIKETLERLQGKGNKSKAAKYRRDKRDTHRKKTDMEQLEIEAGNRILKVTEFVTVGEVATMMDVPITKVIGSCMSLGIMVTMNQRLDAETLTIVADEFGYEVDFTTADIDEAIEETPDREEDLQPRAPIVTVMGHVDHGKTSLLDYVRKANVIAGESGGITQHIGAYGVTLEGGQKITFLDTPGHEAFTAMRARGAQVTDIVIIVIAADDDIMPQTKEAISHAQAAGVPIIFAINKVDKPTANPDKIKERLASMNLLVEEWGGTYQSQDISAKQGIGMTELLEKVLLEAEMLELKANPNKLAVGTVVEAFLDKGRGYVSTVLVQAGTLKVGDYLLAGRNHGKVRAMHDERGNSVKEAGPSRPISVLGLDGAPTAGDKFNVFEEEKEAKQIAAKRTQLVREQSVRAQRHITLAEIGRRIALGDFKELNIILKGDVDGSVEALSDSFSKLSTEEIQINIIHKGVGAITESDVLLASASDAIIIGFNVRPMASAKQLADKEEIDIRNYSIIYDAIDDLKDAMEGMLSPEMKEEVTGSAEIRELFKISKVGTIAGCMVTDGKIFRSSRIRLIREGVVIYTGELLALKRFKDDVKEVAKGYDCGIQIKNYNDIKEYDVIEAFQEVEVKKKLK from the coding sequence ATGTCTGAAGAAAGAGCAATAAGAATAAATAAAGTTTTAAGGGAATTGAATATTTCTCTAGATAGAGCCGTTGACTTTTTAAAAGGTAAAGGGCATGATATCGACGCAACACCTAATGCTAAAATTTCTGAAGTAGAATATAGCGTTTTGTGTAAACAATTTTCTGCTGATAAAGGCAAGAAAGAGGCATCTATTGAGGTGAGTGAAGAGAAAAAGAAAGAGAAAGAGGCTTTTAAATTGGAGCGCGAGAAAGAGCTAGAGGAAAAGAAAAAGCAAGAAGAATTACGTATCAAACGTGAGCAAGAAATCATCAGAGCTAAAGCTGAAGAGATTGCTGCTATTAAAACGGTTGGTAAAATAGATCTTGAGCCTAAAAAAACTAAAGCTCCTTCAGAAGATGTAAATAAAGTGAATAAAACTTTAGAAAAAGATGCTAAAGCTCCTGCTAAAGATAGTAAGGGTAAAGAATCTAATACAGTTGTAGAAAGCAAAAAAGAAACTGCTCCTAAAACTGAAGTTAAGAAAGAGGCATCTAAAGTAACGAACCCAGGTAAACAAGTGGAAGGTAAAAAAGAGGTAGAAAAACCAAAACAAAAGGAATCTACAGGAGGTAAAGATGCTTCATTTAAAAAGGTTGATTCTAAAAAAGTAGAAGAGACTAACAATGCAGATGCAAAAGTTGGAGATGAAGTAATCAAAACAAATTACCAAAAGCTTTCAGGAACTACTTTTACAGGACAAACAATTGACTTGTCTCAATTTAATAAGCCTAAGAAGAAAAAAGAAGATCCTAAAAAAGGAAATGGTAACGCTTCTAATAAAGATAACAAAAAAGAAGGTACTCCGGGTGCTAATAAGAATAAGAGAAAACGTATTGCAAAACCTGGTGAGGGTACAAATACTAATAATACTAATTCTAACAATACTGGAGGGAATAACAACAATAACAGAGGAGGTCACAACAAGAACAATAGTGGTGGTGGAAAATTTGGTAATAAGAATAACCAAAGAAGAAATACTACTCCTATCGTAAAAGCTGAGCCTACTGAAGAAGAAGTTAAAAACCAAATTAAGGAGACACTTGAGCGTCTTCAAGGTAAAGGTAACAAGTCAAAAGCTGCTAAGTATCGTCGTGATAAACGTGATACACACCGTAAGAAAACGGATATGGAGCAGTTAGAAATCGAAGCAGGAAACAGAATCTTGAAAGTAACAGAATTCGTTACTGTAGGTGAAGTTGCTACGATGATGGATGTGCCTATTACTAAGGTGATTGGTAGCTGTATGTCATTAGGAATTATGGTTACAATGAATCAACGTTTAGATGCTGAGACATTAACTATTGTTGCTGATGAATTCGGATATGAAGTAGATTTTACTACTGCTGATATTGATGAAGCTATTGAAGAAACTCCAGATAGAGAAGAAGATTTACAACCAAGAGCTCCTATTGTTACGGTAATGGGACACGTGGATCACGGTAAAACATCTTTATTGGATTACGTTCGTAAAGCTAACGTAATTGCTGGTGAGTCTGGAGGAATTACACAACACATTGGTGCGTATGGTGTAACGTTAGAAGGAGGACAAAAGATTACTTTCTTAGATACTCCTGGTCACGAGGCCTTTACAGCAATGCGTGCTCGTGGTGCTCAAGTTACTGATATTGTTATTATCGTAATTGCAGCGGATGATGACATTATGCCACAAACAAAAGAGGCTATTAGCCACGCTCAAGCGGCTGGTGTGCCAATTATTTTTGCAATTAATAAAGTTGATAAACCAACTGCAAATCCTGATAAGATTAAAGAGCGTTTAGCTTCTATGAACTTATTAGTTGAAGAGTGGGGTGGTACTTATCAATCACAAGATATTTCTGCTAAACAAGGTATTGGTATGACGGAATTACTTGAAAAAGTTCTTCTTGAAGCTGAAATGTTAGAGTTAAAAGCTAACCCTAATAAATTAGCTGTTGGTACTGTTGTTGAAGCATTCTTAGATAAAGGTAGAGGATATGTATCTACTGTATTAGTTCAAGCTGGTACATTAAAAGTAGGTGATTACTTATTAGCTGGTCGTAACCATGGTAAAGTTCGTGCTATGCATGATGAACGTGGTAATTCAGTGAAAGAAGCTGGACCTTCAAGACCAATTTCTGTATTAGGTTTAGATGGAGCACCTACTGCTGGTGATAAATTCAATGTATTTGAAGAGGAAAAAGAAGCAAAACAAATTGCTGCTAAACGTACTCAGTTAGTTCGTGAACAATCTGTACGTGCTCAACGTCATATTACATTGGCAGAGATTGGACGTCGTATTGCTTTAGGAGACTTCAAAGAGTTGAACATTATCTTAAAAGGAGACGTGGATGGTTCTGTTGAGGCATTATCTGATTCATTCTCTAAATTATCTACTGAAGAAATTCAAATCAATATCATTCATAAAGGTGTTGGTGCGATTACAGAATCTGACGTATTGTTAGCTTCTGCTTCTGACGCAATTATTATCGGATTTAACGTTCGTCCTATGGCATCTGCTAAACAATTAGCTGATAAGGAAGAAATTGATATCCGTAATTACTCAATCATCTATGATGCAATTGATGACTTGAAAGATGCAATGGAAGGTATGTTGTCTCCAGAGATGAAAGAAGAAGTTACAGGAAGTGCTGAAATTCGTGAGTTGTTCAAAATTTCTAAAGTTGGAACAATTGCTGGATGTATGGTTACTGATGGTAAGATCTTCCGTTCTTCAAGAATCCGCTTAATCCGTGAAGGTGTAGTTATCTATACTGGTGAGTTACTTGCTTTAAAACGTTTCAAAGACGATGTTAAAGAAGTTGCTAAAGGATATGATTGTGGTATTCAAATTAAAAACTACAATGACATTAAAGAATACGATGTTATTGAAGCATTCCAAGAAGTGGAAGTTAAGAAAAAACTTAAATAA
- the nusA gene encoding transcription termination factor NusA, translating to MENRDLVDSFSEFKDEKDIERVTLMAILEDVFRNALKKRFGADDNFDIIVNPDKGDCQIFRNRTVVNDGEVEDDNYEISLSQARKIEPDFEVGEEVSEEVKLEQLGRRAILALRQNLNSKVTEHDNTTLYKQFKDIVGEVYSAEVHHIRPKVVILMDEEGNEIVLPKEKQIASDFFRKGDTVRGIIESVELKGTKPQIIMSRTSIKFLEKLFEQEIPEIADGHISVKKVVRIPGEKAKVAVDTFDDRIDPVGACVGMKGSRIHGIVRELGNENIDVINFTNNVDLFIKRALAPARVNKVVIDEEAKKANVYLDLEEVSRAIGRGGQNIKLAGMLTGYDIDVMRELNPEDDDVELKEFKDEIDEWVIEEFARIGLDTAKSVLSLSVDELMKRTDLEEETIEDVMRILKEEFED from the coding sequence ATGGAGAATAGAGATTTAGTAGATTCATTCTCAGAATTTAAAGACGAAAAAGATATCGAGCGTGTAACGCTGATGGCTATTTTAGAAGATGTATTTAGAAATGCGTTGAAAAAAAGATTTGGAGCTGATGATAATTTTGATATTATTGTTAACCCAGATAAAGGTGATTGCCAGATATTTAGAAACCGTACTGTTGTTAATGATGGTGAAGTAGAGGATGATAATTATGAAATATCATTATCACAGGCGCGTAAAATCGAACCAGATTTTGAGGTAGGAGAAGAAGTTTCTGAAGAAGTGAAATTGGAGCAATTAGGAAGACGTGCTATTTTAGCGTTACGTCAGAACTTAAACTCTAAAGTTACTGAACATGATAATACTACTTTGTACAAACAGTTTAAAGACATCGTAGGTGAAGTTTATTCTGCTGAAGTGCATCACATCCGTCCAAAAGTTGTAATTTTGATGGATGAAGAAGGAAATGAAATCGTATTGCCTAAAGAAAAACAGATTGCATCTGATTTCTTTAGAAAAGGTGATACAGTAAGAGGTATTATTGAGTCTGTTGAATTGAAAGGTACAAAACCACAAATCATTATGTCTCGTACTTCTATTAAATTTTTGGAAAAATTGTTTGAACAAGAGATTCCGGAAATTGCAGATGGTCACATCTCTGTAAAAAAAGTAGTGAGAATTCCAGGAGAAAAAGCGAAAGTTGCTGTAGATACATTTGATGATAGAATTGACCCAGTTGGTGCTTGTGTAGGTATGAAGGGGTCTCGTATTCATGGAATTGTTCGTGAGTTAGGAAACGAGAATATTGACGTTATCAACTTTACAAACAATGTAGATTTATTTATTAAACGTGCATTAGCACCAGCTCGCGTTAACAAAGTTGTTATCGATGAGGAAGCTAAAAAAGCAAACGTTTATTTAGATTTAGAAGAGGTATCTCGTGCGATTGGTCGTGGAGGTCAAAACATCAAGTTGGCTGGTATGTTAACTGGATACGATATTGATGTTATGAGAGAACTAAACCCTGAAGATGATGATGTTGAATTGAAAGAATTCAAAGATGAAATCGACGAATGGGTTATTGAAGAATTTGCAAGAATTGGTTTGGATACAGCAAAAAGCGTTTTAAGTCTTAGTGTTGATGAGTTGATGAAACGAACTGATCTTGAGGAGGAAACAATTGAAGATGTGATGAGAATCTTGAAGGAAGAGTTCGAAGATTAA
- the rimP gene encoding ribosome assembly cofactor RimP, translated as MTLKGKVQQLIDQALEQYPSIFIIDFTISSDNKITVIIDGDEGVVLQDCINFSRAIEHNLDREEEDFSLEVASSGAASPIKLFRQYNKNIGRKLKVVTHEQEKYEATLDSIVDDKIVLKWKTREPKPVGKGKVTVEKEAVIPFESIKEANVIISF; from the coding sequence ATGACATTAAAAGGTAAAGTACAACAATTAATTGATCAGGCATTAGAGCAGTATCCGTCTATATTTATTATAGATTTTACTATATCGTCTGATAATAAAATTACTGTTATTATAGATGGTGATGAAGGCGTAGTATTACAAGATTGTATCAATTTTAGTCGCGCTATTGAGCACAATTTGGATAGAGAAGAAGAAGACTTTTCTCTTGAAGTAGCATCGTCAGGAGCTGCTTCGCCAATAAAATTGTTTCGCCAGTACAACAAGAATATTGGTAGAAAGTTAAAAGTGGTAACACACGAACAAGAAAAGTACGAAGCTACATTAGATAGCATTGTAGACGACAAAATAGTTCTTAAGTGGAAAACAAGAGAGCCAAAACCTGTCGGAAAAGGGAAAGTAACGGTAGAAAAAGAAGCCGTAATTCCTTTTGAGAGTATCAAAGAAGCGAATGTTATAATTTCATTTTAA